The sequence TCTCATTCAGCGTGTTTTGAACCTGCGCAGACACTAAAGTCACAGGGTCCTAAGCCCTGCGCATTTGACCAAGCTCTGCCATCCCCGCATTCATTTGTCTGCAAAGTCTTTTTTGCAAAATGAAGATATAAACCTTAGTCTAAAACTATCAGATATAAACCTTAGTCTAAAACTATCCCAGTTTCATTTATTCCAAACTCAGCCAGCCGTCCAAATAAGCATAAAACAAAGACGTAAGAAAAGAAAGAAGAAGAGGTTTATTTCTTTGCTCTTATCTCCTTTCTCTTGGGTCGCAGAGCCTTATATCCGCATTTTCGACAATACTTTGCTCCCCGCTTATTTCGAGCCTTACATTTTCTACATATGAAAATATCTGAAATTAGACTATCAGCCTCTGGAAATTTGCCCATATCTTAAAACACCACCAAAAAGTCAAAGTCTTTTGTTTGATGCACCTTTAAATTTCTTTGCTAAAAGTTGACATAATAACTATTTATAGTTTTTTTAGATACTAAAGTATCTTAAGCCTCAGTAGCTCAGTGGTAGAGCGGCTGCCTTGTAAGCAGTAGGTCGGGAGTTCAACAAGACCCAAACACATAAAAAAGAGGTTCTCTGAAAATCTCCCCTGAGGCTTTAAATCAATTTACCAACAGAGGTGCAAAAAATGGAATCAAAAGAATCAATCTCTCTCATGGCGCGTTGCAGAGGATGGGAAGTAATAAAAAAGGCAAGTATAGATAGTGCAACAACCCCTCAAGAAATAGCTTTTACTCTTTCTGGAATGCAGGAAAGCCTGGACAGAAAAGCCTACGACTTTCTTGGAATAAATACAAATCTGATAGACCAATACTCCCAATCGCTTGCTAAGGGAAAGAAGAAGAGCTTGAAAGGACTTGGCGAAGTTCTCTCAACTCTTGAGCCATCTGAAATATCCTTTCAGCTCAAAGCGGCCTGTCCCGAAGAGAAGCTTCTCGATGTTGCCAAGACATATTTTATCCGCTCTCTTGTAAAGGCATTCGGATTTGATACTCTTCCAAACAGGGAATTATTATCAAAAATTTATCCAGAATTAAAAATACCAAAACCCCGCGGAAATTTTTCAGGGAAAAAAGCCCCCAAAAATATCCAAAATACCTCTAAGGCAGATTTTTAAGCTAATGCCCCCATCTTCTATGCAAGGCGACCAAGGATGAGAGCACTTGTACAAAAACATTGGCATAACATAGTCCTAATCTCATTAATTGGCATATGCTCCATAGCTATTGCACATCTCTTGTTACATCTCTCCCACGAACAAATGATAATTCTTGAGCTTTTCGATATCGTCTTTCTTTTTATACTTGCAGTTGACGTCTACTACCGTTTCAAGGCGTCCCATGACAGGATAAAATTCTTAAGGAAAAATTGGATAGAAATCATAGTGCTTCTGCCAATAGGCGCGTTTTCTGAGTTATTCAGACTAGGGGAGCTACTAAGATTTGGTGAGCTTATAGAATTCGTTCGTGTGTTCAAATTCGCTCAACTATCCGTACATGCGCGAGAGCTTGCCTCGTTCCTTCCATTGTCGTT is a genomic window of Candidatus Anstonellales archaeon containing:
- a CDS encoding DUF2666 family protein, with the protein product MESKESISLMARCRGWEVIKKASIDSATTPQEIAFTLSGMQESLDRKAYDFLGINTNLIDQYSQSLAKGKKKSLKGLGEVLSTLEPSEISFQLKAACPEEKLLDVAKTYFIRSLVKAFGFDTLPNRELLSKIYPELKIPKPRGNFSGKKAPKNIQNTSKADF